The Spirochaetota bacterium genomic sequence AGCGGATGGAATCCTTCATGGAAGCCAATACATCTGACGAGGAAGGAGCTCCCATTTTTCTGATGGCTCCGGACTTCGCGAGTGTTGACGGATTAATTGATTCCATTCCGATGGCGGCGTAAATCAGCCCTGATTCGGCCGCCTTTTTGATGACGGCCCTACCTCTCTCATCCAATGCCGCATCGAGGTTGGCCTGCCCGGTCCAAAATCTTTTTTTCTTTAATCCTGAAATCGCGTCGTATAGATCGCAATAATAATCATACACGGGCGGCTTGCCGAAAACCGAATCATCGAGGATGTAGTAGTAATTCTTGAACGATTCAATCTCACGCACCACATCTGACACAGGCTTCATCCTGTAACCGGGACCGAATATTTCCGTGACCGAACAGAAGTCGCAGTTCACGGGACAGCCTCGAACGGCATACACCGTATCAAAAACATATTTTTTTCTATAAAGGGAGCGGATCGGGACGATGGTTTTTGTAAGATCCGGGTAGGTGTTGATCTTATGGATAGAGTATGGTCCCGGATCAAAGACAGCAGGCGAACAAACGTAAAAATTCCTGAGTTTCTTTTTTTCAGCGTCTGAAACGATAACGGGCCATAACTCCTCCGCTTCACCTACCGCCACGGCGTCAGCGTGCTCGATGGCGCGGAACGGCACCATTGACGGCTGCGGACCTCCGAGTACGACAGGAATTCCCCGCCGCCGGAATTCATCGGCGAGTTCATAGGCCCTGTTTTCCGCCGTGTATCTGAAGCTTATTCCCACCAGGTCGGCGGGCTCGTCGAAGCGCACATCGTCTTCCCATAACAGATCGACAAATGAATAATCATGTCCCGGGGCGGATCCGGCAAGTATCGGCAAAGACAAGGGCATGAACGGGTCGTTTTGACGAAGGGGATCGGTCAGGGATGCGGCGAGGATCAGTTTGATTTTCATGTATGCAATATTCTCAGCAATTGTGATTAAATGCAATTAATATTTGGTGACCACGCGCCGGTTTTTACCACGGATCAAAAAAGTAATTGAAAAATAACAATTTCCCCCGACACTATCATCATGAAATTGTCAACACGATCTCGATATGGCATCCGCGCTCTTCTGGATCTCGCCATGAACAGCGGAGATAAGCCTGTCAGCATAACCGACATTGCCAGGCGTCAAAGAATTTCACCGAGATACCTGGAAAATATCTTTCACGGCCTCAAGACAGCCGGCATCCTCGGAAGCTCAAAGGGGAAGGGAGGAGGGTTTTATCTTTCAAAACAACTGAAAGAGATAAGCGTTCTCTCGATCATTGACATTCTCGACGGTAAGCTCGCTATCGTTGATTGCCTTGAACATGAAGGAGAGTGTGAAATGGACGGAGAGTGCTATACCCGCATGATGTGGGAAAGCCTCAACAAAGAAATCCGCCGCGCTTTTTCAAATGTCAATCTGGATGATGTATTCGGCACAATCAAGAAATGACGCCTGTTACTTTTTCACGGCTGTGATGACCCCAAGTCCCGGCGTGCGCTTTATGCAAAAATCACGAATAGCGGAAAACCCGGATTCCTCGAGCCATCTTCTGACAT encodes the following:
- a CDS encoding radical SAM protein, with the translated sequence MKIKLILAASLTDPLRQNDPFMPLSLPILAGSAPGHDYSFVDLLWEDDVRFDEPADLVGISFRYTAENRAYELADEFRRRGIPVVLGGPQPSMVPFRAIEHADAVAVGEAEELWPVIVSDAEKKKLRNFYVCSPAVFDPGPYSIHKINTYPDLTKTIVPIRSLYRKKYVFDTVYAVRGCPVNCDFCSVTEIFGPGYRMKPVSDVVREIESFKNYYYILDDSVFGKPPVYDYYCDLYDAISGLKKKRFWTGQANLDAALDERGRAVIKKAAESGLIYAAIGMESINPSTLAKSGAIRKMGAPSSSDVLASMKDSIRFIQDQGILVSGWFVIGYEDDDIDTYYRTVEFCNEMKIVPVIFPVKALPGTRLYQRLKKEGTLDDGKLINFRNPAIRDEEIFDALKNVGDAGYSWKEILGRTGFYLSKFNGDRIHKTIFALVLQAKLRGAVDVSKDEFYVGP
- a CDS encoding Rrf2 family transcriptional regulator, with amino-acid sequence MKLSTRSRYGIRALLDLAMNSGDKPVSITDIARRQRISPRYLENIFHGLKTAGILGSSKGKGGGFYLSKQLKEISVLSIIDILDGKLAIVDCLEHEGECEMDGECYTRMMWESLNKEIRRAFSNVNLDDVFGTIKK